One region of Marivirga arenosa genomic DNA includes:
- the tpx gene encoding thiol peroxidase, with translation MAQVTLGGNPSNTISDLPSVGHKAPDFNLVKTDMKEVSMSDYKGKNIILNIFPSVDTEVCAMSVREFNEKAGALDNTVVLCISKDLPFAQARFCGAEGIENAIPVSNFRNDSFGKDYGVELVDGGFKGLNARAVVVVNPEGEVVYNELVPEIGNEPNYEKALEAVK, from the coding sequence ATGGCACAAGTAACATTAGGTGGCAATCCATCCAATACCATATCAGACTTACCTTCGGTAGGTCATAAAGCTCCTGACTTCAATCTGGTTAAAACTGATATGAAGGAAGTCTCAATGTCAGATTACAAAGGGAAAAACATTATATTGAACATTTTCCCAAGTGTTGATACTGAGGTTTGCGCAATGTCAGTTCGTGAGTTCAACGAAAAAGCAGGGGCTTTAGATAACACTGTAGTCTTATGTATTTCAAAAGATTTACCGTTTGCTCAGGCTAGGTTCTGCGGAGCAGAAGGCATTGAAAATGCAATTCCTGTTTCAAATTTTAGAAATGATAGTTTTGGTAAAGATTATGGAGTAGAGTTAGTTGATGGCGGATTCAAAGGATTAAATGCAAGAGCAGTAGTAGTAGTTAATCCTGAAGGAGAGGTTGTTTATAACGAATTGGTTCCTGAAATTGGAAATGAACCTAATTACGAAAAAGCATTAGAAGCGGTAAAGTAA
- a CDS encoding DUF1543 domain-containing protein, producing the protein MKELKLYAVVLGGAAEKSNTELHDVVFAVGKSIEDCYTQLLDKWFGIKEKMHIDSYIELDVVDGYEISLEKEKSDNSDKKLFFINLGAYKEGDFMEHHANTFLVGGLATEIKKRAKAKLLKGYDEVHKDYLYEVDDMIAIEELEGYHVHLNPTTKTENLKPINGYHVLPKKVVRDYLASH; encoded by the coding sequence ATGAAAGAACTTAAACTTTACGCTGTCGTATTAGGCGGGGCAGCTGAGAAATCAAATACTGAATTACATGATGTAGTTTTTGCGGTGGGTAAATCCATTGAAGATTGCTACACACAACTATTAGATAAATGGTTTGGCATTAAAGAGAAAATGCACATTGATTCCTACATTGAACTTGATGTGGTTGACGGTTATGAAATTAGTCTTGAAAAGGAAAAGAGTGATAATTCAGACAAAAAATTATTCTTTATTAATCTTGGAGCTTATAAAGAAGGAGATTTTATGGAACATCATGCCAATACTTTTTTAGTAGGAGGACTAGCCACCGAAATAAAAAAGAGAGCAAAAGCTAAACTATTAAAAGGATATGACGAAGTTCATAAAGATTATCTATATGAGGTGGATGATATGATTGCCATTGAAGAATTAGAAGGTTATCATGTTCATCTTAACCCTACTACTAAAACTGAAAACTTGAAACCGATCAATGGTTATCATGTCCTACCCAAAAAAGTAGTAAGAGATTATTTAGCATCACATTAA
- a CDS encoding MetS family NSS transporter small subunit — translation MSTEAIIGMIVCLTITVGGFLVFLFKALTMDKKKEE, via the coding sequence ATGAGTACAGAAGCAATAATAGGAATGATAGTATGTCTTACTATCACAGTGGGAGGTTTTTTAGTGTTTTTGTTTAAAGCCTTAACCATGGACAAAAAGAAGGAAGAGTAA
- a CDS encoding sodium-dependent transporter — MAQKTEEFSNRWGIILAALGMAIGAGNLWRFPRIAGEHGGAFIILWMLFLVVWSIPLLMAELAIGKHYKKGTLGALGSLAGKKFNWMGTFVTIVTMGIAFYYSVVTGWSLRYFLLNTQNLIDYIFGSGAMNAKFADPNVNFMDTFWAGLSNSSWEAVLCYMFTISIAIWVLSKGIKQGLEKTNKILIPTLFILLMVVSAFAIQMPGGTQGLEYLFTIDFEKFKDPIIWIEAITDSAWSTGAGWGLMITIGSFSRSKEDVTLNTFLGAFGNNTAALLAAMAILPAVFAMAATPNEAVDFLHDGNTALVFTILPQLFAKMPGGPFLSWIFFGAFAMAAFSSILPMMQLIIRNLTDYDLSKKQAAIIAGAACFVIGFPSAWFLSVFENQDWVWGVGLLVSGIFISFLIIKYGPAKFKKDFIDQNSDFKVSPKYFTGMIYFNFVAGLFLVYWWMSQGYSEYPWFDENGNWNVMDIYSNATIVTQWGIALLIAIVFNGWFYKKFVKK, encoded by the coding sequence ATGGCGCAAAAAACAGAAGAGTTTAGTAATAGGTGGGGAATAATATTGGCCGCTTTAGGTATGGCTATTGGAGCTGGAAATTTATGGAGATTTCCTAGAATAGCCGGAGAACATGGTGGCGCATTCATCATCCTTTGGATGCTTTTTCTTGTAGTATGGTCCATTCCTCTTTTAATGGCAGAGCTAGCCATTGGTAAGCATTACAAAAAGGGTACTTTAGGTGCTTTGGGTAGCTTAGCAGGTAAAAAATTTAACTGGATGGGTACCTTCGTGACCATTGTTACTATGGGTATTGCATTTTATTATTCCGTTGTGACAGGGTGGTCATTGAGATACTTCCTTTTAAATACACAAAATTTAATAGATTACATTTTTGGCTCAGGCGCCATGAATGCAAAATTTGCTGATCCGAATGTAAATTTCATGGACACATTTTGGGCAGGTTTATCTAACTCAAGTTGGGAAGCAGTTTTATGCTACATGTTTACCATTAGTATTGCCATTTGGGTATTAAGTAAAGGAATTAAGCAAGGCTTAGAGAAAACGAACAAGATATTAATACCGACCCTTTTTATTTTACTTATGGTAGTTTCTGCATTTGCAATTCAAATGCCGGGTGGTACACAGGGGTTAGAATACCTTTTCACAATCGATTTTGAGAAATTTAAAGATCCAATAATTTGGATTGAAGCAATTACCGACTCAGCCTGGAGTACAGGTGCAGGTTGGGGATTAATGATCACGATTGGTTCCTTCTCAAGATCGAAAGAAGATGTTACTTTAAATACATTTTTAGGTGCATTTGGTAATAATACGGCAGCATTATTAGCGGCAATGGCTATTTTACCAGCAGTATTTGCAATGGCAGCTACCCCTAATGAAGCGGTTGATTTTCTTCATGACGGAAACACAGCCTTAGTATTTACTATTTTACCTCAGTTATTTGCTAAAATGCCGGGTGGTCCATTCTTATCGTGGATATTCTTCGGGGCTTTCGCAATGGCTGCTTTTAGTTCGATATTGCCGATGATGCAATTAATCATCAGGAATTTAACGGATTATGATTTATCTAAAAAACAGGCTGCTATAATTGCAGGTGCAGCCTGTTTTGTAATTGGATTTCCATCAGCATGGTTTTTATCTGTTTTTGAGAACCAAGACTGGGTATGGGGAGTTGGATTATTAGTAAGTGGGATATTTATTTCATTTCTTATCATCAAATACGGCCCTGCTAAATTCAAGAAAGATTTTATTGATCAAAATTCTGATTTTAAGGTGTCGCCTAAGTATTTCACTGGAATGATTTATTTCAACTTTGTTGCAGGTTTATTCCTTGTTTATTGGTGGATGAGCCAAGGCTACAGTGAATATCCGTGGTTTGATGAAAATGGAAATTGGAATGTGATGGATATTTATAGTAATGCGACCATTGTAACGCAGTGGGGGATAGCATTACTAATCGCAATAGTATTTAATGGATGGTTTTACAAAAAATTTGTTAAAAAATGA
- a CDS encoding DUF6503 family protein has protein sequence MRKTLAFVFIAVIFAACNPTEKSAEEHIQEAIQHHGGNAYSNLEVEFKFRDKDYKLYHNNGIFKYERIFTDSTGQHIDDILDNDGFKRLIDGENADLSTEDSAAYANSVNSVHYFALLPYNLNDAAVIATNKDDALINGEAYKTIEVKFKQKGGGTDYEDIFMFWFNTKTYDMDYFAYSYHTNGGGVRFRESINSERVNGVIFRDYNNYKVEKGTDLTELPALFESGELELLSKIDLEFQSK, from the coding sequence ATGAGAAAAACTTTAGCATTCGTTTTTATTGCAGTAATATTTGCTGCCTGTAATCCAACTGAGAAATCAGCAGAAGAACATATTCAAGAAGCCATTCAACATCATGGGGGGAATGCATACTCCAATTTAGAAGTTGAGTTCAAATTCCGAGATAAGGATTATAAATTATATCATAATAATGGAATCTTTAAATACGAGAGAATATTTACAGATAGCACTGGTCAGCATATTGATGATATCTTAGATAATGATGGGTTTAAAAGGTTAATTGATGGAGAAAATGCAGATTTGTCTACTGAAGATTCTGCAGCCTATGCTAATTCAGTAAATTCAGTGCATTATTTCGCATTACTTCCTTATAATTTAAATGATGCAGCTGTGATTGCTACCAATAAGGATGATGCATTAATAAATGGTGAAGCCTATAAAACCATTGAAGTAAAATTTAAGCAAAAGGGTGGAGGTACAGATTATGAAGATATTTTCATGTTCTGGTTTAATACCAAAACGTATGACATGGACTATTTTGCATATTCCTATCATACTAATGGTGGAGGTGTGAGATTTAGAGAATCTATTAATTCGGAAAGGGTAAACGGAGTGATTTTTAGAGACTATAATAATTATAAAGTGGAAAAAGGAACAGATCTTACAGAATTGCCAGCTCTATTTGAAAGTGGGGAACTCGAATTATTATCAAAAATTGATTTAGAATTTCAAAGCAAATAA
- a CDS encoding formimidoylglutamase produces the protein MDLRLFFTPIQEQLYSDIKKQGSFYKSIKVYQEKFPDYKSADIALIGISDKGENGENAGTVGSADALRKKLYRLTKGSGAYNIVDLGNISEAIDTEQTLGRVQEVCHACIENNVLPILIGGSHDMSFAQYLAYEEMEKLISVLNVDAFLDMEDKDSPANQRHVQKLLMHQPNFLFNYSHLAYQTYLVNPQAIATLEKLYFEAHRIGALRHDIKEMEPVIRQADMLSFDLSAIKSADFPATSQPQPFGLTGEEACQLCWYAGINEKLSAAGFYEFDVTREDDSDKSAAVLATMIWYFIEGFYSRKESRDFRSNDYMKYVVAMPNEPESLTFYKSNFIDKWWMEVPNPSGDNRFNRNSIVPCSYSDYQQAMNGDLPERWIVMHSKLF, from the coding sequence ATGGATTTAAGACTATTCTTCACCCCAATTCAGGAGCAACTTTATTCAGACATTAAAAAACAAGGAAGCTTCTACAAAAGCATTAAAGTATACCAAGAGAAATTTCCAGATTATAAAAGCGCGGATATCGCACTAATTGGAATATCGGATAAAGGTGAAAATGGAGAAAATGCTGGAACTGTGGGTAGCGCTGATGCCTTAAGGAAAAAGTTATATAGGCTTACGAAAGGTTCTGGAGCTTACAATATTGTTGATCTTGGTAATATTTCTGAAGCCATCGATACTGAACAAACTTTAGGTAGAGTTCAAGAAGTATGTCATGCATGTATTGAGAATAATGTGTTGCCTATTTTAATTGGAGGCTCACATGATATGAGTTTTGCTCAATATTTGGCCTATGAAGAAATGGAGAAGCTAATTAGCGTCTTAAATGTTGATGCTTTTTTAGATATGGAGGATAAAGACTCTCCAGCAAACCAAAGGCATGTTCAAAAGCTACTAATGCATCAGCCTAATTTTTTATTTAACTATAGTCATCTTGCCTATCAAACTTATTTAGTTAATCCTCAGGCAATAGCAACACTTGAAAAACTCTATTTTGAAGCTCATAGAATTGGGGCTTTACGACATGATATAAAAGAAATGGAGCCCGTAATTCGTCAGGCTGATATGCTAAGTTTTGATTTATCAGCTATAAAGTCAGCGGATTTCCCCGCAACCAGTCAACCACAGCCATTTGGTTTGACAGGGGAGGAGGCTTGCCAATTATGTTGGTATGCTGGTATTAATGAAAAACTAAGCGCTGCAGGCTTTTACGAATTTGATGTTACGAGGGAAGATGACTCTGATAAATCAGCAGCCGTTTTAGCCACTATGATTTGGTATTTTATTGAAGGTTTTTATTCAAGAAAAGAGTCACGTGATTTCAGATCGAATGATTACATGAAATATGTAGTGGCTATGCCTAATGAACCCGAATCATTAACTTTTTATAAAAGTAATTTTATAGATAAATGGTGGATGGAAGTGCCTAATCCTTCAGGCGATAATAGATTTAATAGAAATTCTATTGTTCCATGCAGCTATTCAGATTATCAACAAGCTATGAATGGTGATTTACCTGAACGATGGATTGTTATGCATTCTAAACTATTTTAA
- the mnmD gene encoding tRNA (5-methylaminomethyl-2-thiouridine)(34)-methyltransferase MnmD produces MADIKIITTEDGSHSLYHEGLKETYHSFHGALQESIHVFIEKGLRFWRTKNGLPKEVDIFEVGFGTGLNALLAAKFATENEVKINFTSVEPFPVPMDTINQLNYIDQIGKEELKETFKQLHTAKWDELVEINPFFSLKKVKGKLEDFTGEKQFDIIFFDAFAPNKQSELWTEEMMQKCYQLLRKDGVFTTYSAKGQLKRDLKKVGFEVETLAGPPGKKEMVRGIVN; encoded by the coding sequence ATGGCTGATATTAAAATAATAACTACTGAAGACGGGTCTCATTCTCTTTATCATGAGGGATTGAAAGAAACCTACCATTCTTTTCATGGTGCACTTCAAGAGTCTATTCATGTTTTTATAGAAAAAGGCTTAAGATTTTGGAGAACAAAAAACGGACTGCCCAAAGAGGTAGATATTTTTGAAGTAGGATTTGGCACAGGGCTAAATGCACTATTAGCTGCAAAATTTGCTACAGAAAATGAGGTCAAAATAAATTTCACCTCTGTAGAACCTTTTCCGGTTCCTATGGATACCATAAACCAGCTAAATTATATTGATCAGATCGGTAAGGAAGAATTAAAAGAAACCTTTAAACAATTACATACTGCTAAGTGGGATGAATTAGTAGAGATTAACCCTTTTTTTTCATTGAAAAAAGTTAAAGGTAAGCTGGAAGATTTCACTGGGGAAAAGCAGTTTGATATTATATTTTTCGATGCTTTCGCTCCTAATAAACAATCAGAATTGTGGACTGAAGAAATGATGCAAAAATGCTATCAATTATTAAGAAAAGATGGTGTTTTTACTACTTATAGTGCTAAAGGACAACTTAAGAGAGATTTGAAAAAAGTTGGGTTTGAGGTAGAAACATTAGCGGGTCCTCCCGGAAAAAAAGAAATGGTAAGGGGAATTGTAAACTAA
- the ispF gene encoding 2-C-methyl-D-erythritol 2,4-cyclodiphosphate synthase codes for MNFRIGYGYDVHRLAEGEEFWLGGIKLDYHKGGVGHSDADVLIHVICDALLGAANLRDIGYHFSDQDPQYKGIDSKILLERTVALLRDKGYEIGNLDVTVGLQKPKINPLIPEMKSVLAKVMKISEDDLSLKATTTEKLGFVGREEGVDAHAVALIYKVGHHNDLDS; via the coding sequence ATGAACTTTAGAATAGGGTATGGATATGATGTTCACCGTTTAGCTGAAGGTGAAGAGTTTTGGCTAGGTGGAATAAAGCTGGATTATCATAAAGGCGGTGTTGGTCATTCCGATGCTGATGTTTTGATTCATGTTATATGCGATGCTTTATTGGGCGCAGCTAATTTAAGAGATATCGGTTATCATTTTTCTGATCAGGATCCACAATATAAAGGGATAGATAGCAAGATATTATTAGAAAGGACAGTAGCCTTATTACGCGATAAAGGCTATGAAATTGGGAATTTAGATGTAACAGTAGGGCTTCAAAAACCTAAAATCAATCCACTAATTCCTGAAATGAAGAGTGTATTAGCGAAGGTGATGAAGATCAGTGAAGATGATTTATCATTAAAAGCTACTACAACAGAGAAATTGGGGTTTGTTGGTAGAGAAGAAGGAGTAGACGCTCATGCAGTTGCCTTGATTTATAAAGTTGGGCATCATAATGATTTAGATTCATAG
- a CDS encoding M16 family metallopeptidase, whose translation MIKYNSFTLDNGLNVYVHEDKNTPLAIVNLLYDVGSRDEKPGKTGFAHLFEHLMFGGSKNIPNYDEPLQRVGGENNAFTSPDVTNYYVTLPAENIETAFWLESDRMMSLSFDPKVLEVQRSVVIEEFKQRYLNQPYGDLWLKLRPLAYQKHPYRWATIGKEISHIEDATMEDVKDFFFTHYRPNNAYLVVAGNVETENIKKLTEKWFGEIPAGEKKKRDLPKEPKQKEARFLEIKADVPVDALYKAYHMPAKTDEKYYSTDLMSDVLGRGKSSRLYKKLVKEEGIFSGIAAYVTGSVDPGLIVISGQVSSGISIEAADTAVKQIIKELKEEEIANKELEKVKNQAISSIVYGEVDILNRAMSIAFGAAMGNPNLVNEETDFIKAVNTHDIYNAANEVLREDNCSTIYYKSNK comes from the coding sequence ATGATAAAATATAATTCATTTACGCTTGATAATGGTTTAAACGTGTATGTTCATGAAGATAAAAACACGCCATTAGCGATTGTAAATTTACTTTATGATGTGGGTTCACGTGATGAAAAGCCTGGAAAAACAGGTTTTGCCCATCTTTTTGAACATCTAATGTTTGGTGGTTCTAAAAACATTCCAAATTATGACGAACCTTTACAAAGAGTAGGGGGTGAGAATAATGCTTTTACCAGTCCGGATGTTACAAACTACTATGTAACACTTCCTGCTGAAAATATTGAAACTGCTTTTTGGTTAGAATCCGATAGAATGATGTCTCTTTCTTTTGATCCTAAAGTATTAGAAGTTCAGAGGAGTGTTGTGATTGAGGAATTTAAACAACGTTATTTAAATCAACCTTATGGAGACTTATGGTTGAAATTGAGGCCTTTAGCATATCAAAAGCATCCTTATAGATGGGCTACAATAGGTAAAGAAATTTCTCATATTGAGGATGCAACCATGGAGGATGTAAAGGATTTCTTTTTTACTCACTATAGACCTAATAATGCCTATTTAGTAGTGGCGGGTAATGTGGAAACTGAGAACATTAAAAAATTAACTGAAAAATGGTTTGGTGAAATTCCTGCAGGGGAAAAGAAGAAAAGAGATTTACCAAAAGAACCAAAACAAAAAGAAGCTAGGTTTTTAGAAATTAAAGCAGATGTTCCAGTGGATGCTTTATACAAAGCTTATCACATGCCCGCCAAAACGGATGAAAAATATTATTCTACAGATTTAATGAGTGATGTTTTAGGAAGAGGGAAGTCTAGTAGATTGTATAAAAAATTAGTTAAAGAAGAAGGCATATTTTCTGGTATAGCAGCCTATGTAACTGGTTCAGTTGATCCCGGATTGATAGTGATCAGTGGCCAGGTTTCCTCAGGAATTAGTATTGAAGCAGCTGATACAGCCGTAAAGCAAATTATTAAAGAATTAAAAGAAGAAGAAATTGCTAACAAAGAATTAGAAAAGGTTAAAAATCAGGCAATATCTTCAATAGTTTACGGAGAGGTAGATATTCTTAATAGGGCTATGTCGATTGCCTTCGGGGCTGCTATGGGTAATCCCAATCTTGTGAATGAAGAAACTGATTTTATTAAAGCGGTGAATACTCATGATATTTATAATGCTGCCAATGAGGTTTTGAGAGAAGATAATTGTTCCACTATTTATTATAAATCAAACAAATGA
- a CDS encoding alpha-ketoacid dehydrogenase subunit alpha/beta, giving the protein MQFDRKKLSDNQLINLYKHILLPRLIEEKMLILLRQNKISKWFSGIGQEAISVGSTAALETDEYILPMHRNLGVFTTRNIPLNRLFSQFQGKMQGFTKGRDRSFHFGTNDYNIVGMISHLGPQLGVADGIALANKLVKDQKATLVFSGDGGSSEGDFHEALNVAAVWDLPVIFMIENNGYGLSTPSDEQFKFKNFVDKGPGYGMEAIKVDGNNILDVYHAVANAAEKMRKNPKPILIEAITFRMRGHEEASGTKYVPQELFDNWAKKDPVENYEKYLLNEKIISDSDIEAWKADIKKQINEGLKLANEDLYPEISTEQQLHDIYAKSKVEIIEASKNKTTKRYVDAISDGLKQSLEKYPELVVMGQDVADYGGVFKITEGFIDQFGKDRIRNTPLCESAIVGIGLGMSIKKQKSVIEMQFADFVTCGFNQIVNNLAKSHYRWGQNADVVVRMPTGAGVAAGPFHSQSNEAWFFHTPGLKIVFPSNPSEAKGLLNAAIADPNPVMFFEHKGLYRSLSEEVSDDYYITEIGKARVINEGTDITIITYGMAVHWAKEAMNDLGDISVELVDLRTLLPWDKETVKESVNKTGKVLICNEDCLTGSISGEIAAWISENCFEALDAPVMREGSLDTPVPFNADLEKNFLPKERIKEKLKKLAEY; this is encoded by the coding sequence ATGCAATTCGATAGAAAAAAATTATCCGACAACCAGTTAATTAACCTCTATAAACATATTTTGTTGCCCCGCCTTATCGAGGAAAAAATGTTGATTTTACTTCGTCAAAATAAAATCAGTAAATGGTTTTCAGGGATTGGGCAAGAAGCTATTTCTGTAGGCTCTACAGCAGCTCTTGAAACTGATGAATATATTTTGCCAATGCACAGAAATTTGGGAGTATTCACAACTCGAAACATTCCGTTAAACAGACTTTTTTCTCAATTTCAAGGAAAAATGCAAGGCTTTACTAAAGGTAGAGATCGATCTTTCCATTTTGGAACGAATGATTATAACATTGTAGGAATGATCTCTCATTTAGGCCCACAATTAGGTGTAGCAGATGGAATAGCTTTAGCTAATAAGTTAGTTAAAGATCAAAAAGCCACATTGGTTTTTAGTGGTGATGGTGGAAGCTCAGAAGGGGATTTTCATGAGGCATTAAATGTAGCCGCAGTATGGGATTTACCTGTGATCTTCATGATTGAAAATAACGGATATGGTCTTTCTACTCCAAGTGATGAGCAATTCAAATTCAAAAATTTTGTAGATAAAGGGCCTGGTTATGGCATGGAAGCCATTAAAGTAGATGGTAACAATATATTGGATGTTTACCATGCAGTGGCTAATGCGGCTGAAAAAATGCGAAAAAATCCAAAGCCTATTTTAATTGAAGCCATTACTTTCCGAATGAGAGGACACGAAGAAGCTTCAGGAACCAAATATGTTCCTCAAGAGCTTTTTGACAATTGGGCTAAAAAAGACCCAGTTGAGAATTATGAAAAATATTTACTAAATGAAAAAATTATTTCAGATAGTGATATTGAAGCTTGGAAAGCGGATATCAAAAAACAAATAAATGAAGGATTGAAACTGGCTAATGAAGACCTATATCCTGAAATAAGCACAGAACAGCAACTCCATGATATTTATGCTAAAAGTAAAGTAGAAATCATTGAAGCAAGTAAAAATAAAACTACCAAAAGATATGTTGATGCTATTTCAGATGGTTTAAAACAATCATTGGAAAAATATCCTGAATTGGTAGTAATGGGACAAGATGTAGCTGATTATGGTGGCGTTTTTAAAATTACAGAAGGATTCATAGATCAATTTGGGAAGGACAGAATTAGAAACACCCCTTTGTGTGAATCTGCTATAGTGGGAATTGGATTAGGAATGAGCATTAAAAAGCAAAAATCGGTAATTGAAATGCAATTTGCTGATTTTGTAACCTGTGGATTCAATCAGATTGTAAACAATTTAGCCAAATCTCATTATCGTTGGGGCCAAAATGCTGATGTAGTGGTTAGAATGCCTACAGGAGCAGGTGTTGCAGCAGGCCCATTCCATTCACAATCAAATGAAGCCTGGTTTTTCCATACTCCTGGTTTAAAAATAGTTTTCCCATCAAACCCATCAGAAGCAAAAGGATTATTAAATGCTGCCATTGCGGATCCAAATCCAGTTATGTTTTTTGAACATAAAGGCTTGTATAGATCCTTATCAGAAGAGGTAAGTGATGATTATTACATAACTGAAATTGGAAAAGCTAGAGTTATAAATGAAGGAACTGACATTACTATTATTACCTATGGAATGGCTGTCCATTGGGCAAAAGAAGCAATGAATGATTTGGGTGACATTTCTGTTGAGCTAGTAGACTTGAGGACTTTATTACCATGGGATAAAGAAACTGTTAAAGAAAGCGTTAATAAAACGGGCAAGGTTTTAATATGTAATGAAGATTGCTTAACTGGAAGTATCAGTGGTGAAATCGCAGCTTGGATCAGTGAAAACTGTTTTGAAGCTTTGGATGCTCCGGTTATGCGTGAAGGAAGTTTAGACACTCCTGTTCCATTTAATGCTGATTTAGAAAAGAACTTTTTACCTAAAGAAAGAATTAAAGAGAAGCTTAAAAAACTTGCTGAATACTAA